A window of Zingiber officinale cultivar Zhangliang chromosome 5A, Zo_v1.1, whole genome shotgun sequence contains these coding sequences:
- the LOC121980869 gene encoding fructose-bisphosphate aldolase 1, cytoplasmic: MSAYVGQYHDELIANAAYIGTPGKGILAADESTGTIGKRLASINVENVEENRRALRELLFCTPGALQYLSGVILFEETLYQKTADGKPFVDVLKEGGVLPGIKVDSGTVELAGTNGETTTQGHDDLGKRCKKYYEAGARFAKWRAVLKIGPNEPSQLSIDANASGLARYAIICQENGLVPIVEPEILVDGPHDIKKCADVSERVLAACYKALNDHHVLLEGSLLKPNMVTPGSESAKVTPEVVAEYTVRTLQRTVPAAVPAIVFLSGGQSEEEATLNLNAMNKLEGKKPWSLSFSFGRALQQSTLKAWQGKTENVEKARAALLTRCKANSEATLGVYEGDAAGGEGVSESLHVKDYKY, from the exons ATGTCTGCCTACGTCGGCCAATATCACG ATGAGCTTATTGCCAATGCTGCTTACATTGGCACCCCTGGGAAGGGTATCCTTGCTGCTGATGAGTCGACTGGTACTATAGGTAAGCGCCTTGCCAGTATCAATGTGGAGAATGTTGAGGAAAACCGCCGTGCGCTCCGTGAGCTTCTCTTTTGCACACCCGGTGCCCTCCAATACCTCAGTGGTGTTATCCTCTTTGAGGAGACTCTCTACCAGAAAACTGCTGATGGCAAGCCCTTTGTTGATGTCCTCAAGGAGGGTGGAGTCCTTCCAGGAATCAAGGTAGACTCAGGCACCGTTGAACTTGCTGGCACCAATGGAGAAACCACTACCCAAGGACATGATGACCTTGGCAAGCGCTGCAAGAAGTACTATGAGGCTGGTGCTCGCTTTGCCAAGTGGCGTGCTGTACTCAAGATTGGTCCCAATGAGCCATCTCAATTGTCAATTGATGCAAATGCTAGTGGTCTGGCACGCTATGCCATCATCTGCCAGGAGAATGGCCTTGTACCAATTGTGGAGCCAGAGATCCTAGTTGATGGTCCACATGATATCAAAAAGTGTGCTGATGTATCAGAGCGGGTGCTTGCTGCTTGCTACAAGGCGCTCAATGACCACCATGTGCTCTTGGAAGGAAGCCTGTTGAAACCAAACATGGTTACTCCTGGGTCGGAGTCAGCAAAAGTGACTCCTGAGGTGGTTGCTGAGTACACCGTCCGAACTCTCCAGAGGACTGTTCCTGCTGCTGTTCCTGCTATTGTTTTCCTTTCAGGAGGACAGAGTGAAGAGGAAGCTACTTTGAACTTGAATGCCATGAACAAGCTGGAGGGGAAGAAGCCGTGGTCACTTTCCTTCTCATTCGGCCGTGCCCTGCAGCAAAGCACGCTTAAGGCATGGCAAGGGAAGACTGAGAATGTGGAGAAGGCAAGGGCTGCCTTACTCACCCGGTGCAAGGCCAACTCAGAGGCAACTCTGGGTGTCTACGAGGGCGATGCCGCTGGAGGTGAAGGTGTCTCAGAGAGCCTTCATGTCAAGGACTACAAGTATTGA
- the LOC121980870 gene encoding uncharacterized protein LOC121980870, translating into MSTALLLSVTRRVHTSAPPPRLTRFVLRPPKAVEVEYSDGSAFHLSAEFLRVCSPAVDSKIRTIGGEKVIAGRRHVGIMSAEPVGNYGVRIVFDDLHKTGIYTWDYFYKLGANKFTLMRNYIKTLKKHGLCRDPKRRT; encoded by the exons ATGTCCACTGCACTTCTGCTCTCAGTGACTCGACGAGTGCACACCTCTGCGCCGCCACCTCGGCTCACCAGATTTGTCCTCCGGCCGCCAAAGGCT GTGGAAGTAGAGTACTCCGATGGAAGTGCCTTCCATCTGTCAGCTGAGTTTCTTAGAGTCTGCAGTCCTGCTGTTGATAGCAAGATTAGAACGATAGGCGGTGAGAAG GTCATTGCTGGTCGCCGGCATGTCGGTATCATGTCTGCAGAACCAGTGGGAAACTATGGTGTCAG AATAGTTTTCGATGATTTGCACAAGACTGGAATATACACATGGGATTACTTTTATAAACTCGGCGCAAACAAGTTTACACTAATGCGAAATTACATCAAGACATTGAAGAAACATGGCCTTTGCAGGGATCCAAAGAGAAGAACATGA